One Nonomuraea angiospora DNA segment encodes these proteins:
- a CDS encoding lipopolysaccharide biosynthesis protein: MSSVWGKILHDLRNPLFRQGYALMANTVVTGVLGMGYWLLAARLYSPEEFGRGQAVITAMRLFASLTALGFVGALARFLPVAGRRTPELALRGYGLAAATGGVAALGFLLTLPMWGKTYSVLSGFWPGLFFLASVLVWAVFTLQDVVLTGLRRATFVPLNNLVFGIVKMGLLVALAGALPSGGIFVSWVIPTALALIPVNWLIFAVVVPRHVEKSDPGQEPPRLREIGRFLAGDFPGTLSILGIVYLVPVVIATQVGEATFGRFSMAHTLASMIELLAMNMAVSLTVEGSFDRAKLAENCRRALRRAFMIVTPIIAVAILAAPLILTVFGSAFADEGTTLLRLMSLAVLPRVLIEVYLSALRAQSRARTLATVQIGLAVLVLVSTVALFPYTGVNAVGYGLLFSELLVAVLIFGNLRKILKFGETRTPVVTQGSSGAA, translated from the coding sequence ATGTCTAGCGTCTGGGGGAAGATCCTCCACGACCTCCGTAACCCGCTGTTCCGCCAGGGCTACGCGCTCATGGCGAACACCGTGGTCACCGGCGTGCTCGGCATGGGCTACTGGCTGCTGGCCGCCCGCCTCTACTCCCCGGAGGAGTTCGGCCGTGGCCAGGCGGTGATCACGGCGATGCGGCTGTTCGCGTCGCTGACGGCGCTGGGGTTCGTGGGCGCGCTGGCCCGCTTCCTGCCGGTCGCCGGGCGCCGCACCCCCGAGCTGGCCCTGCGCGGGTACGGCCTGGCCGCCGCCACGGGCGGGGTCGCGGCCCTCGGCTTCCTGCTGACGCTGCCGATGTGGGGCAAGACGTACTCGGTGCTGAGCGGTTTCTGGCCCGGGCTGTTCTTCCTGGCGTCGGTGCTGGTGTGGGCCGTCTTCACGCTCCAGGACGTGGTGCTGACCGGGCTGCGGCGGGCCACGTTCGTGCCCCTGAACAACCTGGTCTTCGGCATCGTCAAGATGGGGCTGCTGGTCGCGCTGGCCGGCGCGCTGCCGTCGGGCGGGATCTTCGTCTCGTGGGTCATCCCGACCGCGCTCGCGCTGATCCCCGTCAACTGGCTGATCTTCGCCGTCGTGGTGCCCAGACACGTGGAGAAGAGCGACCCCGGCCAGGAGCCTCCTCGCCTGCGCGAAATTGGAAGGTTCCTAGCTGGGGACTTCCCCGGGACGCTGTCCATCCTCGGCATCGTCTACCTGGTGCCCGTGGTGATCGCCACGCAGGTGGGCGAGGCCACGTTCGGCCGCTTCTCGATGGCGCACACGCTCGCGAGCATGATCGAGCTGCTGGCCATGAACATGGCGGTCTCGCTGACCGTCGAGGGCTCTTTCGACCGTGCCAAACTGGCCGAGAACTGCCGTCGGGCGCTGCGGCGGGCCTTCATGATCGTCACCCCGATCATCGCGGTGGCGATCCTCGCGGCGCCGCTGATCCTGACCGTCTTCGGCTCGGCCTTCGCGGACGAGGGCACGACGCTGCTGCGGCTGATGTCGCTGGCCGTGCTGCCGCGCGTGCTGATCGAGGTCTACCTGAGCGCGCTGCGGGCGCAGAGCCGGGCCCGCACGCTGGCGACCGTGCAGATCGGGCTGGCCGTGCTCGTGCTGGTGTCCACCGTCGCGCTGTTCCCCTACACCGGTGTGAACGCGGTGGGGTACGGGTTGCTCTTCAGCGAGCTTCTCGTGGCAGTTTTGATCTTTGGGAATCTACGTAAAATTCTCAAGTTCGGCGAAACCCGTACGCCCGTTGTCACCCAGGGGTCGTCCGGGGCCGCATGA
- a CDS encoding DUF418 domain-containing protein, translating into MDALRGFALLGILVVNIAFLASGYRMAGMAEPAFQSPVDWTVRFTVTLLVENKFYLLFSFLFGYSFTLQVDSAARQGRPFGPMFLRRLAGLLLIGLAHAVLLFPGDILTTYAAVGLALLIFRKLRPKAAVVLAVMLTAMLALGFVLLALLATFGLDMGGTVADSAAEATKADTALAASAVQIISEHLRKLSLIIVFRVLFQGPAVLAACLIGLAVGKLGALRDLSAHTGTLRKLQWAGFTVGLAGAFVYTTSAWHGTMHKFWGEAVDLVTAPLLAAAYAATFLRLLPYMPRIARALAAPGRMALSNYLAQSLICSLIFTGYGLALVDRVSPPLEVLIALGVFVCQVFYSHWWLKRHRYGPVEWILRFLTYWRKPSPSRPRHSVEK; encoded by the coding sequence GTGGACGCCTTACGAGGCTTCGCACTCCTGGGCATCCTCGTTGTCAACATCGCCTTCCTGGCCTCCGGCTACCGGATGGCCGGGATGGCCGAGCCCGCCTTCCAGTCCCCGGTGGACTGGACCGTGCGGTTCACCGTGACGCTGCTCGTGGAGAACAAGTTCTACCTGCTGTTCTCCTTCCTGTTCGGCTACAGCTTCACCCTCCAGGTCGACTCGGCGGCGCGGCAGGGGCGCCCGTTCGGGCCGATGTTCCTGCGTCGCCTGGCCGGGCTGCTGCTGATCGGGCTGGCGCACGCCGTGCTGCTGTTCCCCGGGGACATCCTGACGACGTACGCGGCCGTTGGCCTGGCCCTGCTGATCTTCCGCAAGCTCCGGCCCAAGGCCGCGGTGGTGCTGGCGGTCATGTTGACCGCGATGCTCGCGCTCGGCTTCGTGCTGCTGGCCCTGCTCGCCACGTTCGGCCTGGACATGGGCGGCACGGTGGCGGACTCGGCCGCCGAGGCCACCAAGGCGGACACGGCGCTGGCGGCCTCCGCCGTGCAGATCATCTCCGAGCACCTCAGGAAGCTGTCGCTGATCATCGTCTTCCGCGTGCTGTTCCAGGGCCCGGCGGTGCTGGCGGCGTGCCTGATCGGCCTGGCGGTCGGCAAGCTGGGCGCGCTGCGCGACCTGTCGGCCCACACGGGGACGCTGCGCAAGCTGCAGTGGGCGGGGTTCACGGTCGGGCTCGCGGGCGCCTTCGTCTACACGACGTCGGCCTGGCACGGCACGATGCACAAGTTCTGGGGCGAGGCCGTGGACCTGGTGACGGCCCCGCTGCTGGCGGCCGCGTACGCGGCGACGTTCCTGCGGCTGCTGCCGTACATGCCGCGCATCGCCCGGGCGCTCGCGGCGCCGGGCCGGATGGCGCTGTCCAACTATCTGGCGCAGTCGCTGATCTGCTCGCTGATCTTCACGGGGTACGGGCTGGCGCTCGTGGACCGGGTCAGCCCGCCGCTGGAGGTGCTGATCGCGCTCGGCGTCTTCGTCTGCCAGGTCTTCTACAGCCACTGGTGGCTCAAGAGGCACCGGTACGGGCCCGTGGAGTGGATCCTGCGCTTCCTCACGTACTGGCGCAAACCAAGCCCCAGCCGCCCGCGCCACTCTGTGGAGAAGTAA
- a CDS encoding GNAT family N-acetyltransferase — translation MDRLRDYVRVAVISDQSGIVGFFPHERHSFGIGKPLGGFLTTCHGLIAGPDLKLDAKALLRACKLSVFDFDHLVAGQPTFSPYEQDVRPAPVMDFTAGFDAWIEQVKSNSPKNLKTVRYKERKLGREQGELRFEWASADPEVLRTLLNWKSDQYRRTGRVDRFAQPWIVELTDMMHAEKSSDFAGVLTMLYAGDVPVAGHFGLRTATTLVGWFPAYDTEFGRYSPGIVHHLQMAEAAANDGLHMVDMGKGGKEYKDWLKSGVLYVAEGRISRPSAAAAVHWMGRTPFNKARTIVMDRPSLYRAADRVLKGFGRVRTSMQQQEPPNGVVKEPTGAR, via the coding sequence ATGGACCGCTTGCGCGATTACGTGAGGGTGGCGGTCATCTCCGACCAGAGCGGCATCGTGGGGTTCTTCCCGCATGAGCGGCACAGCTTCGGCATCGGTAAGCCGCTCGGCGGCTTCCTCACCACGTGCCACGGCCTGATCGCGGGCCCGGACCTGAAGCTCGACGCCAAGGCCCTGCTGCGGGCCTGCAAGCTCAGCGTGTTCGACTTCGACCACTTGGTCGCGGGGCAGCCCACTTTCTCCCCGTACGAGCAGGATGTCCGGCCTGCGCCGGTGATGGACTTCACCGCCGGGTTCGACGCCTGGATCGAGCAGGTGAAGTCCAACTCCCCGAAGAACCTCAAGACCGTGCGCTACAAGGAGCGCAAGCTCGGCAGGGAGCAGGGCGAGCTGCGCTTCGAGTGGGCCTCGGCCGACCCCGAGGTGCTCCGCACGCTGCTCAACTGGAAGTCCGACCAGTATCGGAGAACTGGCCGGGTGGACAGGTTCGCCCAGCCGTGGATCGTCGAATTGACGGACATGATGCATGCCGAAAAGTCATCGGACTTCGCGGGCGTCCTGACCATGCTTTATGCCGGGGACGTCCCGGTAGCCGGACATTTCGGCCTCCGCACGGCCACCACGCTTGTAGGGTGGTTCCCCGCCTACGACACCGAGTTCGGCCGCTATTCGCCGGGCATCGTCCATCATCTGCAGATGGCCGAGGCCGCCGCGAACGACGGTCTGCACATGGTGGACATGGGCAAGGGCGGCAAGGAGTACAAAGACTGGCTGAAGAGCGGGGTCCTGTACGTTGCCGAAGGCCGCATCTCGCGACCGTCCGCCGCCGCGGCCGTTCACTGGATGGGCCGAACTCCTTTCAACAAAGCCCGAACAATTGTCATGGACCGACCGTCTCTTTATAGGGCGGCCGACCGTGTCCTCAAGGGCTTCGGTCGGGTGCGCACCTCGATGCAGCAGCAGGAGCCACCCAACGGAGTAGTCAAAGAACCAACGGGAGCGCGCTGA
- a CDS encoding RNA polymerase sigma factor, which produces MPGWPSVGRAEDHELVEALRRADTDAPAKLYDSYGERLHDYAASFAQDLAADAVHDALVTAQGCVHRLKEPARMRAWLYALTRFQVRARMSRRTPVDGVPLPELEAQEDSELTDLVHETLGELSRNEREVLELSLRHGLTPAEVGAALGLTSRQAAGRLARARDHLENAAAAVVLARTGRAHCPDLSAMLDGCEGPLTPLLRRRLSGHISGCEVCTEGRHRQVSAAKLLDLVPVAFPPISLRRRVIDTCVNPERDQARTLITDRGDSFDRTGFPVAVEPRSRRRRPRRLAPVLLAGACVLAVTGAMVVINGRDVSTGTPLRSAPSPSSPAVSLDPGEESPAPDPSPEEDELTPAPTPTPSRTPATRATPVERPSARHAAGPTPTRRRPAPAARLRTSCPKAIDGAAKIGLGARNAAVSWVATASQGLDVFPASGSIKAGGSVAIWVTIVDPNAAGRGRVAFTSNGGSASCSLSWDGDGPDTADPTDEPTNSSEPTPSPSVTTSAENSETLEG; this is translated from the coding sequence GTGCCTGGATGGCCGTCCGTCGGTCGCGCTGAGGATCATGAGCTCGTCGAGGCTCTGCGGCGCGCGGACACCGACGCTCCCGCCAAGCTGTACGACTCCTACGGCGAGCGGCTGCACGACTACGCCGCCTCCTTCGCCCAGGACCTCGCCGCCGACGCCGTCCACGACGCCCTGGTCACGGCGCAGGGGTGCGTGCACCGGCTGAAGGAGCCGGCCAGGATGCGGGCCTGGCTGTACGCGCTGACCAGGTTCCAGGTGCGGGCCAGGATGTCGCGCCGGACCCCGGTGGACGGCGTGCCGCTGCCCGAGCTGGAGGCGCAGGAGGACTCCGAGCTGACCGACCTCGTCCACGAGACGCTGGGCGAGCTGAGCAGGAACGAGCGCGAGGTCCTGGAGCTGTCGCTGCGCCACGGGCTGACCCCGGCCGAGGTCGGCGCGGCGCTCGGGCTGACCTCGCGGCAGGCGGCCGGCCGGCTCGCCAGGGCCCGCGACCACCTGGAGAACGCCGCCGCGGCCGTGGTGCTGGCCAGGACGGGCCGGGCGCACTGCCCCGACCTGTCGGCGATGCTGGACGGGTGCGAGGGCCCGCTCACCCCGCTGCTGCGGCGGAGGCTGTCGGGCCACATCAGCGGGTGCGAGGTGTGCACCGAGGGCCGGCACCGGCAGGTCTCGGCGGCCAAGCTCCTGGACCTGGTGCCGGTCGCCTTCCCGCCCATCTCGCTGCGCCGCCGCGTGATCGACACGTGCGTCAACCCCGAGCGCGACCAGGCCCGCACGCTGATCACCGATCGCGGTGACAGCTTCGACCGGACCGGGTTCCCCGTGGCCGTCGAGCCGCGCTCGCGGCGGCGCAGGCCGCGCCGCCTGGCGCCGGTGCTGCTGGCGGGCGCGTGCGTGCTGGCCGTGACGGGGGCCATGGTCGTGATCAACGGCCGCGACGTCTCGACCGGCACTCCCCTGCGCTCGGCGCCCTCCCCCTCCTCCCCCGCCGTCTCGCTCGACCCGGGCGAGGAGAGCCCGGCGCCCGATCCCTCGCCGGAGGAGGACGAGCTCACGCCGGCCCCCACCCCCACCCCGAGCCGCACGCCCGCCACCCGCGCCACCCCGGTCGAGCGGCCGAGCGCCCGGCACGCCGCCGGGCCGACGCCCACCCGCCGCAGGCCCGCGCCCGCCGCCCGGCTGCGCACCTCCTGCCCGAAGGCGATCGACGGCGCGGCCAAGATCGGCCTCGGCGCGCGCAACGCCGCGGTCTCGTGGGTGGCGACCGCCTCGCAGGGGCTGGACGTGTTCCCCGCGAGCGGGTCGATCAAGGCGGGCGGGTCGGTGGCGATCTGGGTCACGATCGTCGACCCGAACGCCGCCGGCCGCGGCCGCGTCGCCTTCACCTCGAACGGCGGGAGCGCGAGCTGCTCGCTGTCCTGGGACGGCGACGGGCCCGACACGGCCGACCCGACCGACGAGCCGACGAACTCCAGCGAGCCCACTCCGTCACCCTCCGTAACCACGTCGGCCGAGAATTCGGAGACGCTGGAGGGGTAA
- a CDS encoding polysaccharide deacetylase family protein, which translates to MTRIPILMYHSVTDTPNDETKPHSVRPSDLAEQLAYLSESGFTPLTLADLVASLNQNNGRSMPDKPIVVTFDDGYADFHSHALPLLERYSFPATVFLTSGWVSDAGKDAAGRPLDDMLSWGQAREIAQTGIEIGGHSHSHPQLDQLRIDDLRQELRRNKGLLEEKIGAPVATMAYPYGYSSARVRREVRKAGYFAACAVSNTIAADRHDMLAIPRLTVGKHTTISMFKRAVEGNAVPLIYLRERILTKGYAVVRRTRYGLQRVRGNV; encoded by the coding sequence ATGACCCGCATCCCGATCCTGATGTACCACTCGGTCACCGACACGCCCAACGACGAGACCAAGCCGCACTCCGTGCGGCCCTCGGACCTGGCCGAGCAGCTCGCGTACCTGTCGGAGAGCGGCTTCACCCCGCTCACCCTGGCCGACCTCGTGGCCTCCCTCAACCAGAACAACGGCCGCTCGATGCCGGACAAGCCGATCGTGGTGACCTTCGACGACGGCTACGCCGACTTCCACAGCCACGCCCTGCCCCTGCTCGAACGCTACAGCTTCCCGGCCACGGTCTTCCTGACCAGCGGCTGGGTGTCCGACGCGGGCAAGGACGCGGCGGGCCGGCCGCTGGACGACATGCTGTCCTGGGGCCAGGCCCGCGAGATCGCCCAGACCGGCATTGAGATCGGCGGCCACAGCCACAGCCACCCGCAGCTCGACCAGCTCCGCATCGATGACCTGCGGCAGGAGCTGCGCAGGAACAAGGGCCTGCTGGAGGAGAAGATCGGCGCGCCGGTCGCCACCATGGCCTACCCCTACGGCTACTCCAGCGCGAGGGTCCGCCGCGAGGTGCGCAAGGCCGGCTATTTCGCCGCCTGCGCCGTGAGCAACACGATCGCCGCCGACCGGCACGACATGCTCGCCATCCCCCGGCTGACGGTCGGCAAGCACACGACCATCAGCATGTTCAAGCGCGCCGTCGAAGGCAACGCCGTACCCCTCATCTACCTGCGCGAACGCATCCTCACCAAGGGCTACGCGGTCGTGCGCAGGACGAGGTACGGGCTGCAGCGGGTGCGCGGAAATGTCTAG
- a CDS encoding GNAT family N-acetyltransferase — MRNWPVLDLRLTTPRLELRMPSLDDLDELADRAAEGVHDPDVMPFGVPWTDAPADELPGNVVRHQLGIMSRWQPERWCCNFVVVHEGRVIGTQDLSAHGFRVTREVHTGSWLGRAHQGEGLGTEMRAAVLHLAFTGLGALTAVSSAYLDNPASLGVSGKLGYRPDGLIVDEVRGRRAVQQRLRLDRADFTDPVPVRIDGLAPCLPLFGLT, encoded by the coding sequence ATGCGCAACTGGCCCGTGCTCGACCTCCGCCTCACCACGCCCCGCCTAGAACTGCGCATGCCCTCTCTGGACGATCTCGACGAGCTGGCCGACCGGGCCGCCGAAGGCGTGCACGATCCGGACGTGATGCCGTTCGGCGTGCCGTGGACGGACGCCCCCGCCGACGAGCTGCCGGGCAACGTCGTCCGCCACCAGCTCGGCATCATGTCGCGCTGGCAGCCCGAGCGGTGGTGCTGCAACTTCGTCGTCGTCCACGAGGGGCGGGTGATCGGCACCCAGGACCTGTCCGCGCACGGCTTCCGGGTCACCCGCGAGGTACACACGGGCTCGTGGCTGGGCCGCGCCCATCAGGGCGAGGGCCTCGGCACGGAGATGCGCGCCGCCGTCCTCCATCTGGCCTTCACGGGGCTCGGGGCCTTGACGGCGGTCTCCAGCGCGTACCTGGACAACCCGGCCTCGCTGGGCGTCTCCGGCAAGCTCGGCTACCGGCCGGACGGGCTGATCGTGGACGAGGTACGCGGCAGGCGGGCGGTCCAGCAGCGCCTCCGCCTCGACCGGGCCGACTTCACCGACCCCGTCCCCGTACGGATCGACGGCCTTGCGCCCTGCCTCCCGCTCTTCGGGCTCACCTGA
- a CDS encoding glycosyltransferase family 2 protein, which translates to MNTSVVICVYTEERWEDIRQAIESVENQTRPAHELILVVDHNPDLHLKLKRAYPQAIVVENTHEKGLSGGKNTGVATANGEIVAFLDDDAVADAGWLEALEEGFQESGVVGVGGRTDPLWASQRRPRWFPYEFDWTVGCTYRGMPEVRAPIRNVMGGNAAFLRDVVSEVGGFHSGIGRSVQGRKSRPLGCEETEFCIRLSQRKPGSVMLFEPRAVIGHKVSKQRERFAYFRSRCYAEGLSKALVTKEVGTQDGLASERAHALKTLPLGALRGVGEAVRGDVGGLGRAAAIVIGLAWTTWGYVVGSVRLKAARS; encoded by the coding sequence GTGAACACGTCTGTTGTCATCTGCGTCTACACCGAGGAGCGGTGGGAGGACATCAGGCAGGCGATCGAGTCGGTCGAGAACCAGACCCGCCCGGCACACGAGCTGATCCTGGTGGTCGACCACAACCCCGACCTGCACCTCAAGCTCAAGCGCGCGTATCCGCAGGCCATTGTGGTGGAGAACACGCACGAGAAAGGGCTGTCGGGAGGCAAGAACACCGGCGTGGCCACGGCCAACGGTGAGATTGTCGCGTTCCTCGACGACGACGCGGTCGCCGACGCCGGATGGCTGGAGGCTTTGGAGGAGGGCTTCCAGGAATCCGGTGTGGTGGGCGTCGGGGGCCGCACGGATCCGCTGTGGGCGTCCCAGCGACGCCCGCGGTGGTTCCCGTACGAGTTCGACTGGACGGTCGGCTGCACCTACCGCGGCATGCCCGAGGTACGCGCGCCGATCCGCAACGTCATGGGCGGCAACGCCGCGTTCCTGCGCGACGTCGTGTCCGAGGTGGGCGGGTTCCACAGCGGCATCGGGCGCAGCGTGCAGGGGCGCAAGTCGCGTCCGCTGGGGTGCGAGGAGACGGAGTTCTGCATCCGGCTGAGCCAGCGCAAGCCCGGCTCGGTCATGCTGTTCGAGCCGCGGGCCGTGATCGGGCACAAGGTGTCCAAGCAGCGCGAGCGGTTCGCCTACTTCAGATCCAGGTGCTACGCGGAGGGGCTGTCGAAGGCCCTGGTGACGAAGGAGGTCGGCACCCAGGACGGGCTGGCCAGCGAGCGGGCGCACGCGCTCAAGACGCTGCCGCTCGGCGCGCTGCGCGGGGTCGGTGAGGCCGTGCGCGGCGACGTGGGCGGGCTCGGCCGGGCCGCCGCGATCGTGATCGGCCTGGCCTGGACGACCTGGGGTTACGTGGTGGGCTCCGTACGGCTGAAGGCGGCACGATCATGA
- a CDS encoding substrate-binding domain-containing protein: MLLGVAAFVIFNRDHDCSGGKLALRVVATPDIQPALNKIAGNYNKAMHSIDSKCVEVTVAKEAAARTANAVAAGKAKADFWVADSSLLMESLRNTPAGQALPQIEGSIATSPVVLATAKSFASKLSGALQPSWAAMISAANVANVDGPGKKVRVLALDPQKNSAGLAALLAAAGTAKEAGLDKALVGAMKELSGQLASDPTALLASLTVKSGSRVPIGVTSEQAIYSHNAKKPEAPVVALYPKEGTLNLDYPVTVLTKDPAVLKAAADFKQDLATESAKNALRDAGFRSTDGKAGDVLATDKGFKQETPTALEPPDGKTVARMVQTWSRLNLGSRLLTLLDVSGTMALPVPGTGMTRMQAINKIATEGLGLFPADSELGLWTFSTHLDGQGKDWKELVSLGPVSESVNGTLRKDMLGKAFASIQAKATGDTGLNDTIKAAYTQLTKTYQEDKINTLLVLTDGAGNDDPDGGVKNSEILQFLKKTYNPKRPISILLIAFGPEAEKGKQQMDALAKAAGGEAYIAKNVLQVRDFFLQGMERRLCMPGCDG; the protein is encoded by the coding sequence CGCCCGACATCCAGCCCGCGCTGAACAAGATCGCGGGCAACTACAACAAGGCCATGCACTCGATCGACAGCAAGTGCGTCGAGGTGACGGTGGCCAAGGAGGCCGCGGCCAGGACCGCGAACGCGGTGGCCGCCGGCAAGGCCAAGGCGGACTTCTGGGTGGCGGACTCCAGCCTCCTCATGGAGAGCCTGCGCAACACCCCGGCCGGCCAGGCGTTGCCGCAGATCGAGGGGTCGATCGCGACCTCGCCCGTGGTGCTGGCGACGGCGAAGTCGTTCGCGTCGAAGCTGAGCGGCGCCCTCCAGCCGAGCTGGGCCGCCATGATCTCGGCCGCGAACGTGGCCAACGTGGACGGGCCGGGCAAGAAGGTCCGCGTCCTCGCCCTCGACCCGCAGAAGAACTCCGCCGGGCTGGCCGCGCTGCTGGCCGCCGCCGGCACGGCGAAGGAGGCCGGGCTGGACAAGGCGCTGGTGGGCGCGATGAAGGAGCTGTCGGGCCAGCTCGCCTCCGACCCCACGGCGCTGCTGGCCAGCCTCACCGTGAAGTCCGGCAGCAGGGTGCCCATCGGCGTCACCTCCGAGCAGGCCATCTACTCCCACAACGCGAAGAAGCCGGAAGCGCCGGTGGTCGCGCTCTATCCCAAGGAAGGCACGCTCAACCTCGACTACCCGGTCACGGTCCTGACCAAGGACCCGGCGGTGCTCAAGGCGGCGGCGGACTTCAAGCAGGACCTCGCCACGGAGTCGGCCAAGAACGCCCTGCGCGACGCCGGCTTCCGCAGCACGGACGGCAAGGCGGGCGACGTGCTCGCGACGGACAAGGGCTTCAAGCAGGAGACCCCGACCGCGCTGGAGCCGCCGGACGGCAAGACCGTGGCCAGGATGGTGCAGACCTGGTCCAGGCTGAACCTCGGCAGCCGCCTGCTCACGCTGCTCGACGTCTCGGGCACGATGGCGCTGCCGGTCCCCGGTACGGGCATGACCCGCATGCAGGCCATCAACAAGATCGCCACCGAGGGCCTGGGCCTGTTCCCCGCCGACTCCGAGCTGGGCCTGTGGACGTTCTCCACGCATCTGGACGGACAGGGCAAGGACTGGAAGGAGCTCGTCTCCCTCGGTCCGGTCAGCGAGTCGGTCAACGGCACGCTGCGCAAGGACATGCTGGGCAAGGCGTTCGCCTCGATCCAGGCCAAGGCCACGGGCGACACCGGGCTGAACGACACGATCAAGGCCGCGTACACGCAGCTGACGAAGACGTACCAGGAAGACAAGATCAACACGCTGCTGGTCCTCACGGACGGCGCCGGCAACGACGACCCGGACGGCGGCGTCAAGAACAGCGAGATCCTGCAGTTCCTGAAGAAGACCTACAACCCGAAGCGGCCCATCAGCATCCTGCTCATCGCCTTCGGCCCGGAGGCCGAGAAGGGCAAGCAGCAGATGGACGCCCTGGCCAAGGCCGCGGGCGGCGAGGCGTACATCGCCAAGAACGTCCTGCAGGTGCGCGACTTCTTCCTCCAGGGCATGGAGCGCCGCCTCTGCATGCCAGGCTGCGACGGCTGA
- a CDS encoding glycosyltransferase family 2 protein: protein MSPEIAKHNGKLQASPLRSMPPPSSFTPVTPHLAISPTVSVVVPAMNEAENLPHVFATIPQWVDEIVLVDGNSVDDTVAVAKRLRPNVKIVTQTGKGKGDALSAGFAACTSDIIVMIDADGSTDGREIINFVGALVTGADFVKGSRYASGGGSDDLTLNRRLGNKILTGMVNVMYNTKYTDLCYGYNAFWARHLDALNLDCDGFEVETLMNVRAAKAGLKVHEVPSHERNRIHGESNLHAVRDGFRVLKTILREWRRQPAPAQPEPTATPAADRGVA from the coding sequence ATGAGTCCCGAGATAGCCAAGCACAACGGCAAGCTACAAGCCTCGCCCTTGCGGTCGATGCCGCCCCCTTCGAGCTTCACGCCCGTCACGCCGCACCTGGCCATTTCACCGACGGTCAGCGTCGTGGTGCCGGCGATGAACGAGGCCGAGAACCTGCCGCACGTCTTCGCCACCATCCCCCAGTGGGTGGACGAGATCGTGCTCGTCGACGGCAACTCCGTCGACGACACGGTCGCCGTGGCCAAGCGACTGCGGCCGAACGTCAAGATCGTCACGCAGACCGGCAAGGGCAAGGGTGACGCCCTGTCCGCCGGCTTCGCCGCGTGCACGAGCGACATCATCGTCATGATCGACGCCGACGGCTCGACCGACGGCCGCGAGATCATCAACTTCGTGGGCGCGCTGGTGACGGGCGCCGACTTCGTCAAGGGCTCGCGCTACGCCTCCGGCGGCGGCAGCGACGACCTGACGCTGAACCGGCGGCTGGGTAACAAGATTCTCACCGGCATGGTCAACGTCATGTACAACACCAAGTACACCGACCTGTGCTACGGCTACAACGCCTTCTGGGCCCGTCACCTCGACGCGCTCAACCTCGACTGCGACGGCTTCGAGGTGGAGACGCTGATGAACGTGCGCGCGGCCAAGGCCGGGTTGAAGGTGCACGAGGTGCCCAGCCACGAGCGCAACCGCATTCACGGCGAGAGCAACCTGCACGCCGTACGAGATGGCTTCCGCGTGCTCAAGACCATCCTGAGGGAGTGGCGTCGCCAGCCCGCTCCCGCTCAGCCTGAGCCGACCGCCACTCCCGCCGCTGACCGAGGCGTCGCTTAA
- a CDS encoding uridine kinase, producing the protein MQYSVSTWQQPCPAPASPERSALVARVAERVLACGGGRVLVGIDGFTASGKTSFGHELAEQIVRAGRPALRATLDDFKKPWKDRHLYDRESGEGYYRNAYDYEAVKRLLLEPGRSAEAGACALCGIDPLTQIDHSGTTTPLAADSVVVVDGVFAFRPEIDKYWDFRIWMDVDAELSVRRGAERDQDWAGSEAESIHRNRYLVAERIYLEEADPLPRMDVVIDNTVFARPRIR; encoded by the coding sequence GTGCAGTATTCGGTCTCGACCTGGCAGCAGCCCTGCCCGGCGCCGGCCTCGCCGGAGCGTTCCGCGCTCGTGGCGCGGGTCGCCGAGCGGGTGCTGGCCTGCGGCGGTGGGCGGGTGCTGGTGGGGATCGACGGGTTCACCGCCTCGGGCAAGACGAGCTTCGGGCACGAGCTGGCCGAGCAGATCGTCAGGGCGGGGCGGCCCGCCCTGCGCGCCACCCTGGACGACTTCAAGAAGCCGTGGAAGGACCGCCACCTCTACGACCGCGAGTCGGGCGAGGGCTACTACCGCAACGCCTACGACTACGAGGCGGTCAAGAGGCTGCTCCTGGAGCCCGGCCGGTCCGCCGAGGCGGGGGCGTGTGCGCTGTGCGGCATCGATCCGCTGACGCAGATCGATCATTCCGGGACGACGACGCCGCTGGCGGCGGACTCGGTGGTGGTCGTGGACGGGGTGTTCGCGTTCCGGCCGGAGATCGACAAGTACTGGGATTTCCGGATCTGGATGGACGTGGACGCCGAGCTGTCGGTACGCAGAGGGGCCGAACGCGACCAGGACTGGGCCGGGTCGGAGGCCGAGTCGATCCACCGGAACCGCTACCTCGTCGCCGAGCGCATCTACCTCGAGGAGGCCGACCCGCTGCCGCGGATGGACGTCGTCATCGACAACACCGTCTTCGCCCGGCCTCGCATCAGGTGA